A stretch of Treponema vincentii F0403 DNA encodes these proteins:
- a CDS encoding type IV secretory system conjugative DNA transfer family protein, whose protein sequence is MSKKSEFIRGKPTRKKITVIMGILNFVIPVITVVGGFWWSTQVFARLMRYNPHIVRYPLFRFPSGYPVYNPFVYFGCFIKYFLRPGFDVYLFRSIKPALIGTAIAIGFIILYVIRSLRQKEVYLYGTARWATKKDLKNAGMFRETGVVCGQTADAKISAEYNAKDDAVRLKTISEGKKLLCHSGKTNTLCLAPTRSGKGVSVIIPTLLNYPHSVIVFDPKGENWNITAGFRKQFSHCLKFSPISRDTLRINIIDEIRDGDFMYSDANLIADILFAGDNAKDSGTEQFFNNSAKDFVTGVILHVKYSDRYPAKNLTTVLRLISESNAFFSQGQTETDIKNPLVEAMLKDLHSGNKSACKTISGCANRLSKNPKVQADVLSTCFSKLQLFEDPLIENATCASDFSIEDFISTKTPISLYLTVPYAHIKRIAPVFRLLIEFMLRKFSEGETQYGAVKLPEDLLFILDGFPILGYFPFLAETMGVLAGYGVRFLIICQAMNQLVKLYGQEHPFLDHCENTIVFRPRKPSDAKVFTDLLGKESVVHENISQSGRRFGPLDNRNLAAQDIQRDLMNPDELTKLDWNSLLLINNGMPYIGKKVVYFDSPRFKDRANMSVPQKRKDLLSECVNLPSNKGIDILARSAEVEKAMQKDTPLFLMSRQDVRKRKITLENATLADFLEPLPQERERHFCDPADPPIEELKRRISMLELQMAGESENEWENQDHEVF, encoded by the coding sequence ATGAGTAAGAAAAGTGAATTTATACGAGGCAAACCGACTCGAAAAAAAATAACAGTTATTATGGGTATCCTTAATTTTGTTATTCCGGTTATCACCGTAGTCGGCGGCTTTTGGTGGAGTACACAAGTTTTCGCACGCCTTATGCGCTATAACCCGCATATTGTCAGGTATCCGTTATTTCGCTTTCCTTCAGGATATCCGGTGTATAATCCGTTTGTGTACTTCGGCTGTTTCATCAAATACTTTCTTCGTCCCGGCTTTGATGTGTATTTGTTCCGCTCAATAAAGCCGGCGCTCATTGGAACAGCAATCGCGATCGGTTTTATTATTCTGTATGTCATCCGTTCATTGAGACAAAAAGAAGTATACCTATACGGAACGGCGCGATGGGCTACGAAGAAGGATTTAAAGAATGCAGGGATGTTCCGTGAAACCGGTGTCGTATGCGGGCAGACGGCAGATGCTAAAATCAGTGCCGAGTACAATGCAAAAGATGATGCTGTACGCCTTAAAACAATATCCGAAGGCAAGAAGCTCTTATGCCATTCGGGAAAAACCAACACCCTCTGCCTTGCTCCGACGCGGAGCGGGAAAGGCGTATCGGTTATTATCCCAACGCTATTGAACTATCCGCATAGTGTTATTGTGTTTGACCCTAAGGGAGAAAACTGGAATATCACCGCAGGCTTTAGAAAGCAGTTTTCACACTGCCTTAAATTTTCCCCCATCTCACGGGATACCCTTAGGATAAATATTATCGATGAGATACGCGACGGGGACTTTATGTATAGTGATGCGAACCTTATTGCGGATATTTTGTTTGCAGGTGATAACGCCAAAGATTCAGGGACGGAACAATTCTTTAATAATAGCGCCAAAGATTTTGTTACCGGTGTCATTTTGCATGTGAAGTATTCCGACCGTTATCCTGCAAAAAATCTTACTACGGTGTTACGGCTCATATCGGAGTCAAATGCCTTTTTCTCACAAGGACAAACGGAAACCGACATTAAAAATCCGCTTGTCGAGGCGATGCTCAAAGATCTTCACAGCGGCAATAAAAGTGCTTGTAAGACAATCTCCGGATGCGCAAATAGACTTTCAAAAAATCCGAAAGTACAAGCAGACGTCCTTTCAACGTGTTTTTCAAAATTGCAATTATTTGAAGATCCGCTTATCGAAAACGCGACATGTGCAAGCGATTTTTCAATTGAAGATTTTATTTCAACAAAGACCCCAATATCATTGTATCTGACGGTGCCGTATGCGCATATCAAACGGATTGCACCGGTATTCCGCTTACTCATTGAATTTATGCTCAGGAAATTTTCTGAAGGGGAAACACAGTATGGAGCGGTTAAACTGCCTGAAGATTTACTTTTCATTCTCGATGGGTTTCCGATACTCGGCTATTTTCCGTTTCTTGCAGAAACGATGGGTGTTCTTGCAGGTTATGGGGTACGTTTCTTAATCATCTGCCAGGCAATGAATCAGTTGGTGAAATTATATGGACAGGAACATCCGTTTTTAGACCACTGTGAAAACACGATTGTTTTCAGGCCGAGAAAACCCAGTGATGCGAAAGTCTTTACCGACTTACTCGGTAAAGAATCGGTTGTGCATGAAAACATTTCACAATCAGGAAGGAGGTTCGGCCCGCTTGATAACCGCAATCTTGCCGCACAAGATATACAGCGGGATTTAATGAATCCGGACGAGCTTACAAAACTTGATTGGAATTCACTTCTTTTAATTAACAACGGCATGCCGTATATCGGAAAGAAAGTGGTCTACTTTGACAGTCCTCGCTTTAAAGATCGTGCCAATATGAGTGTACCGCAAAAAAGGAAAGACCTTTTAAGCGAATGTGTAAACCTTCCATCTAATAAGGGAATCGATATTTTAGCACGGTCAGCTGAAGTTGAAAAAGCCATGCAAAAAGACACACCGCTTTTTTTAATGAGCAGGCAGGATGTACGTAAGAGGAAAATCACGCTGGAAAATGCAACACTTGCCGATTTTCTCGAACCACTTCCGCAAGAGAGGGAACGACATTTTTGCGATCCTGCCGATCCCCCTATTGAAGAATTAAAAAGAAGAATTAGTATGTTAGAACTGCAAATGGCCGGTGAGAGTGAAAATGAATGGGAGAATCAAGATCATGAGGTCTTCTAA
- a CDS encoding ribbon-helix-helix domain-containing protein, giving the protein MKGKGNTMKKANKTSVTTFSGRKKKFITTRVDQKLYELLQLKSKEQRQSLSDIVRDALALYVTQEVNDKNLFYDAISQVKSLLYFLEQSNAVEESHE; this is encoded by the coding sequence ATGAAAGGCAAAGGGAATACGATGAAAAAGGCAAATAAAACATCAGTGACAACTTTTTCAGGAAGAAAAAAGAAGTTTATTACTACACGAGTTGATCAGAAATTGTATGAATTGCTTCAGCTGAAAAGTAAAGAACAGCGTCAGTCGCTTTCCGATATTGTTCGTGACGCACTTGCACTCTATGTTACGCAAGAAGTGAATGATAAAAATTTATTCTATGATGCAATTTCTCAAGTGAAAAGTCTCCTTTATTTTCTTGAGCAAAGCAATGCAGTGGAAGAAAGCCATGAATAG
- a CDS encoding ribbon-helix-helix domain-containing protein has translation MEQISANIKKKLYDKLLKKEQETGVSQSKIIEEALIQYLTQEPVAEATNPAEDKSELYAVQFVKNRGRSIRSFALENGLEYITFFKSITGVTKPTYEMMFRLRNVIPPSWWVTSTAEAKPEQKYFTGPDDYRIVRKHSAGYKHLEPLTYSWCAKNGINYDQLYNLKTRKTFGFPSYSIIRALRHWIDPDLWFIYEKRQE, from the coding sequence ATGGAACAAATAAGTGCAAATATAAAGAAAAAACTCTATGATAAACTGCTTAAGAAAGAACAAGAGACCGGTGTTTCGCAATCAAAGATTATCGAAGAGGCCTTGATACAGTACCTTACACAAGAGCCTGTTGCAGAAGCAACCAACCCCGCTGAAGATAAAAGCGAACTGTATGCAGTTCAATTTGTAAAAAATAGAGGAAGGAGCATTCGCTCCTTTGCGCTTGAGAATGGACTTGAGTACATCACTTTTTTTAAAAGTATTACCGGTGTGACAAAACCGACCTACGAGATGATGTTTCGCTTACGGAATGTTATTCCACCTTCTTGGTGGGTAACCTCGACGGCAGAAGCAAAACCCGAGCAAAAGTACTTTACCGGCCCGGATGATTACCGAATCGTGAGGAAACATTCAGCAGGGTATAAACACTTAGAGCCGCTTACTTACTCATGGTGTGCTAAAAACGGCATTAATTATGATCAGCTCTATAACTTGAAGACCAGGAAAACTTTTGGCTTTCCTTCATATTCTATTATACGCGCCTTACGGCACTGGATTGATCCAGACCTCTGGTTCATCTATGAAAAACGGCAGGAGTAG
- a CDS encoding type II toxin-antitoxin system RelE family toxin codes for MKVTFSDKAFKQLQKLDNAIQKRIIDFMTAVSQLENPRSRGKLLVGNLRGIWRYRVGDYRILCQLKDKELCIFVIDIGHRKEVYDE; via the coding sequence ATGAAAGTTACTTTCTCAGACAAGGCTTTTAAGCAATTACAGAAATTGGATAATGCTATTCAAAAGCGTATTATTGATTTTATGACAGCTGTTTCTCAACTTGAAAATCCTCGTTCTCGTGGAAAATTGCTTGTTGGTAATTTACGTGGGATTTGGCGTTATCGAGTTGGTGATTACAGAATTTTATGTCAACTAAAAGACAAGGAACTTTGTATTTTTGTGATTGATATCGGGCACAGAAAAGAGGTTTACGATGAATAG
- a CDS encoding DUF6290 family protein, whose product MGVRNTVSMSFSAKPQLFNQVDALCKVRGCTRSWFLNKAVERFILECLEDQEDYETAAAAWAEFQKGDKKTYSLDEVREKLDL is encoded by the coding sequence ATGGGTGTTAGAAATACTGTAAGTATGAGTTTTAGTGCTAAGCCGCAGTTATTTAATCAAGTTGACGCTTTGTGTAAGGTGAGAGGTTGTACAAGAAGTTGGTTTTTGAATAAGGCAGTTGAGAGATTTATTCTTGAATGCCTGGAAGACCAAGAAGATTATGAGACTGCTGCTGCTGCTTGGGCAGAGTTTCAGAAAGGAGATAAAAAGACTTATTCACTTGATGAAGTTCGTGAGAAACTTGATTTATGA